Proteins encoded together in one Salmo salar chromosome ssa08, Ssal_v3.1, whole genome shotgun sequence window:
- the ma7d1 gene encoding MAP7 domain-containing protein 1 (The RefSeq protein has 3 substitutions compared to this genomic sequence) gives MSVTRVLHQRISSVMGILASAAVTEICKLVDDCCGALRVEVSQSKEQILLLEKQLSLAESRYRSVSGKGLTPVTGDLPIINSSSGDSPAANADDSGNADEDEVNNLEVDGVNGNQHSLWKEVSTVPTDEAGPPTLIPGRIVSSNENTGPPAMTPDPIVTSSDIPRKQHITSFRVGESPKIQPCTTCCSLYHCPFCRPSAFKPNELHRIIPHIQSHLKSAVQNDEYIVYNCKLTCRDYPHYHCSYCDHVLCRKALFIEHFRACRKRNGTQRPAGVQAQSPSVAPPLQQHPSPARRPIAPATSTPVLPLTSIPAVPSSSRPATPPRLPVALQTLNTDTPPIEKPDASASHNPVTRQDSEPSSPEAYSCPPTPQIETERPQRPSQRDVVPVQTQCDHCGIILNKKNFKVHMKRKHHEEYIAAENEEALRRYLAESKMDVPPWCRATKVQCDLCGIRLNKKNFKNHMKRKHKVNVTASAFQEAFDRCLGEQGLLVVESSFPGYTYTRTQERGRRREERDDDLFPDIDMEEEQSDRFPDAGALLAQETDLATQQSQGERVLSGMNPQRYHGLGKPHLLELPLESLVWIFRDVLRVDGKRGYWNLSLVCRTFNAILTNEIIRKYSTGKRSDPEPQ, from the exons ATGTCGGTAACGCGTGTTTTGCATCAACGGATAAGCTCTGTCATGGGCATACTAGCCTCAGCTGCTGTGACCGAGATTTGCAAGTTAGTGGACGATTGCTGTGGAGCGTTACGTGTAGAAGTCTCTCAAAGCAAGGAGCAAATCCTATTGCTAGAGAAGCAACTCAGCCTGGCGGAGTCGAGGTACAGGTCGGTGAGTGGCAAAGGGCTGACGCCTGTCACCGGCGACTTACCAATAATCAACAGTTCTTCGGGCGATTCACCCGCGGCGAATGCCGATGACGCGGGCAACGCAGACGAAGACGAAG TTAACAATCTTGAGGTGGACGGTGTCAATGGCAATCAGCATTCTCTGTGGAAAGAGGTATCCACAGTACCAACTGATGAGGCTGGGCCCCCCACACTGACTCCTGGCCGCATAGTCAGTTCCAATGAGAACACTGGGCCCCCTGCAATGACCCCTGACCCCACAGTCACTTCCAGTGACATACCAAGAAAG CAACATATTACCAGTTTCCGAGTTGGCGAATCTCCCAAGATACAACCATGCACCACGTGCTGCTCCCTCTACCACTGCCCCTTCTGCCGACCGTCTGCATTCAAACCCAACGAGTTACACCGGATCATCCCACACATCCAGAGCCACCTGAAAAGTGCCGTTCAGAATGACG AGTACATCGTCTACAACTGCAAACTGACGTGCAGAGACTACCCTCACTACCACTGCAGCTATTGTGACCATGTTCTCTGCAGAAAAGCGTTGTTTATAGAACATTTCAGAGCTTGCAGAAAGCGGAACGGGACTCAAAGACCTGCCGGTGTCCAAGCTCAATCTCCATCTGTTGCTCCTCCCCTCCAGCAACATCCCTCTCCAGCCCGGAGACCTATCGCCCCTGCAACATCCACACCTGTCCTGCCTCTCACATCTATACCTGCCGTCCCTTCCAGTTCCAGACCTGCCACCCCTCCGAGATTACCAGTCGCTCTTCAAACTCTAAACACAGACACACCTCCAATAGAAAAACCAGATGCTTCTGCCAGTCACAATCCGGTCACACGCCAGGATTCGGAACCCTCCTCGCCCGAAGCGTACAGCTGCCCGCCGACGCCGCAGATTGAGACCGAGAGACCGCAAAGACCTTCTCAAAGGGACGTAGTTCCTGTGCAGACTCAGTGTGACCACTGCGGCATCATCCTGAACAAGAAGAACTTCAAGGTTCACATGAAGAGGAAACACCACGAAGAGTACATCGCTGCAGAGAACGAGGAGGCCCTGAGGAGATACCTGGCCGAATCCAAGATGGACGTGCCACCCTGGTGCCGTGCCACCAAGGTCCAGTGCGATCTCTGCGGAATCAGGCTGAATAAGAAGAATTTCAAGAACCATATGAAGAGGAAACACAAGGTGAACGTGACGGCGTCGGCCTTCCAGGAAGCTTTCGACAGGTGCCTGGGTGAACAAGGCCTGTTGGTGGTCGAGAGCTCGTTTCCCGGCTACACTTATACTAGGACGCAGGAAAGAGGAAGGCGGAGGGAAGAGCGTGACGATGACCTCTTTCCGGACATCGACATGGAAGAAGAACAAAGCGACAGGTTCCCAGACGCCGGCGCGCTACTGGCCCAGGAAACGGACCTGGCGACCCAGCAGTCGCAAGGCGAGAGAGTGCTATCTGGAATG AATCCCCAGAGGTACCATGGTCTGGGTAAACCTCATCTCCTGGAG CTTCCTCTTGAGTCGCTGGTGTGGATCTTCCGGGACGTGCTGCGTGTGGATGGGAAGAGAGGCTACTGGAACCTGTCTCTGGTCTGCAGAACCTTCAATGCCATCCTGACAAATGAAATCATCAGGAAGTACTCCACAGGGAAG AGATCTGATCCTGAACCCCAGTAG
- the LOC106610379 gene encoding zinc finger and BTB domain-containing protein 6: protein MYDTVAFNAQLASIVEVLANAAVAEICKLVDDGHAALRLEISHSQREIDNLRRKLLLTKFSRRSAEKFGNLRHTLSRRDIDLVARARGSFQVENRCADRKGGHFTQDATNWRDAGRTATDKDGGMPMADMQEVPLIKMEDLDTSRTEEIVQLVSESSEKIVPEPGSSSSTETTDLLDQQGNRHKAPDTSLNIEPENQMFQHPASQYNRARQDHQVAEGVTWETDHKPIEYSLSHWTENQETDNRTVNAPHNAGPDSKRLCEHPERRGVSGNSGVCMSALGSLDWVSDVVLVDSVPIKVEADMSSEWSITGQEATSGDVCSDGRQLVDNRGRGGMESGQTKCPPDTQHAEQGRTVGPRSKIPDFNGLSTQNSFSSPRVTLHQVPQRRKPANFPNFNGDSTSSLKGIEKQPQQLTSHSTKRQLRCSLCGKLFPKPAYLQRHMRVHTGEKPYGCSHCTKRFSHSHQLKMHERVHTGEKPFQCVYCGKCFTQSSHMKKHHLVHTGGRPHDAVLP, encoded by the exons ATGTACGATACAGTCGCCTTTAACGCTCAGCTAGCCTCCATCGTCGAGGTTTTGGCGAATGCAGCCGTTGCCGAAATCTGCAAACTTGTAGATGACGGACATGCTGCCTTACGTTTGGAAATTTCCCATAGCCAGAGGGAAATCGATAACCTGCGGAGGAAGTTGCTGCTGACAAAATTCTCTCGACGGAGCGCTGAGAAATTCGGAAACCTTCGACACACTCTAAGCAGGCGGGACATAGATCTTGTTGCCCGGGCAAGAGGGAGCTTCCAAG TGGAGAATCGCTGTGCCGACCGTAAAGGGGGACATTTTACGCAGGATGCCACCAACTGGAGAGACGCAGGACGCACAGCGACAGACAAGGATGGGGGCATGCCG ATGGCAGATATGCAAGAGGTGCCTCTTATCAAAATGGAGGACCTTGACACCAGCAGAACAGAAG AGATTGTCCAACTGGTCAGTGAGAGCAGTGAGAAGATTGTGCCAGAACCAGGTTCTTCATCATCTACTGAAACCACAGACCTTCTGGACCAGCAGGGCAACAGACACAAAGCTCCAGACACCTCACTCAATATAGAACCTGAAAACCAGATGTTCCAGCATCCAGCATCACAATACAACAGAGCAAGACAGGACCATCAGGTTGCTGAGGGTGTGACCTGGGAAACTGACCATAAACCCATAGAATACAGCCTGTCCCATTGGACAGAGAACCAAGAGACTGACAACCGAACTGTGAATGCTCCTCACAATGCAGGGCCAGACTCCAAAAGGCTGTGTGAACatccagagaggagaggggtgtctGGTAACTCTGGGGTCTGCATGTCTGCTTTGGGCTCTCTGGACTGGGTGTCTGATGTGGTGCTGGTGGACTCAGTTCCCATTAAAGTGGAGGCAGATATGAGTTCAGAATGGAGCATAACTGGCCAAGAGGCGACATCTGGAGATGTCTGTTCAGATGGCAGGCAGCTTGTGGACaacagaggaagagggggaatgGAATCTGGACAGACAAAGTGTCCCCCTGACACTCAACATGCAGAGCAAGGGAGAACTGTAGGACCAAGGTCCAAGATTCCAGATTTCAATGGACTGTCCACCCAAAACAGCTTTTCATCCCCAAGGGTAACTCTCCACCAGGTTCCCCAAAGAAGGAAGCCAGCCAACTTCCCGAATTTCAACGGAGACTCCACTTCTTCATTGAAAGGCATAGAAAAGCAGCCACAACAGCTGACGTCTCACTCCACCAAGAGGCAGCTCCGGTGCAGCCTCTGTGGAAAGCTCTTCCCCAAGCCGGCGTACCTGCAGAGGCACATGCGGGTCCATACGGGGGAGAAACCGTACGGCTGCAGCCACTGCACCAAGCGCTTCTCCCACAGCCACCAGCTGAAGATGCATGAGAGGGTGCACACCGGAGAGAAACCGTTTCAATGTGTCTACTGCGGGAAGTGCTTCACCCAGTCCAGCCACATGAAGAAGCACCACCTCGTCCACACTGGTGGCAGGCCACATGACGCTGTGCTGCCCTGA